The following DNA comes from Plasmodium vivax chromosome 11, whole genome shotgun sequence.
AGTCGCAAAAAAGTCGTAAAAAAGTCGCAAAAAAGTCGTAAAAAAGTCGTAAAAAAGTCGTAAAAAagtcgtaaaaaaaatggtgaaaaaagaggaaatacTTATAAATGGTAAACACTTAAATACGCgtgtgcagaaaaataaaacaatgtTGTGTGCAATGAAGTGACGCGGGGGGTAGACGCACGTCCAAATTTGCCTTCTCCAAATGAGGAAGTCATGGAGCTggcttccaaaaaaaaaaaaaaaaaaatcattgcGCGAAAGTGTGCACACTGGGTGATATAACTTGATAAGGACAAACATAAAACAACATCGCGCGCAGATTTAAATGTGCTTATATGTTCAAATGAAGAATCATCAGTGGGGAGGGGAATTAATTATGAATACGCATTTCTTCATGTTGAGTAGGTACAACTAGAGAAATGCAAAGtgggtataaaaaaaaataccaaaaattATGCTTTACACATTAATTATTCGTTTTACAATCTGAAAGGGACTTGCCCCGACGCATTTAATTCGAGTACCAGTGGTGTGAGCTTCCATtcgaaaaggtaaaaaaattgtgcagtttttttttgtgaaaggTTCCTTATTAGGGTACATTCTGATAAGATGGCTTTCttccgcaaaaaaaaaggcgcaactggtttgttcctcctctttttttttccaccccggTTATGTTGCCCCACTTTGGTACCCCCCACAGACGCCGTTTTTTCCCTCGCGCGTTGTTAGCTTCACCTACGCTGTTAAAAGGGGTTGCTACTTTGGGAGAATTCCCCCTTGATGCGTATGGTCAGGGGCCACCCTCACAGGGAGATCATCTCAACGCGGCTGTGCGGCTGGCGGTCATGTGGTATAGGTTCACATGGACGATACAAAGCGAAGTGAAGAATGAGGGAACGAGGAAGAGCAGATGCGGGGGTAGTCAACCCACACTGGGAATGCCACCACCGCTAAAGCGGCGCTAACATCACCGCTAcccgccgctaacaccgctaacaccgctcccccctcagTCGGAGTCCAGCCCGTAGAAGGCCTTCGCGTCGTAGGAGTCAAAGTTGTCCTCGTAGCAGCCCTCATTCTCCATGTAGCAGAGCTCGTCGTACTTCGTTTTGCAGAAGATCTCCCAGGGAGTGGCGTGGGGGAACTCCGTCTCGATCTGCAGCTCCTTGTATACATCCCTGCTCTCCCAAGCAAGTAACTTGGAAAGGCTAACCAAGCAACCGAAAAATCTGGCGGCATATTTcttattccttttaaaatCAGATAGAGTAAAATTGCCTTCATTCTTTGGCTGAATGGCATCATTCATCTGGCATAACCAGTCTTCAAATTTGGGTTCCTCTAAATAGTGGGACTTTAATCTCTCCAtttgaatattaaaaaagacTTGAATCTCATGATCCCTAATGACGCAATCAGCATCCAAGTCGATTAGCTTAAACCAAAATTCAATGGCCCGATTGGATGTCATGTCTTCATAATtcataatgaaataaatccAATCGTTTagacacatatatttttcatttggcCCTCCTAACTTTATAGAAATTCTAGACCAAATTCTATTTACTATAAAATCGTTCAATGAATGGTTATCGAATCTGTATAGGTCATTATCATCAATGAGCATATCTTTGCAGCTGCTCGTTTGGCAGAAGGTGCAGTAGTAGACATAGAAGTGGGAGTAGCTAAAGTAGTTTTTCACGTGCTGCACTTTTATATGGTCATCTAGGCAACACCAAATGTGAGCTAAGTTGTGCTTCCTCAAATCCTTCAGGTAGACTCTATTCGTGTCGTTTACATCTATGTGATAATATATCCGCACGATGACTGACTCTATGTATCTTTCTAGAAATTCTACGTGCTCATGCAGGAACTGCAATGATGTGTTTCTCTTTAGAATTTCTCTTACGAACACGTCGAAATCTTTAAACTCGATGTAGTCCCTACTTTGGTCCTTAATCGCGTTGAAGAAGTTTATAACGGAGCACTTTTTGTATGGCACGTCTGTGAGCTCTCCCTTTTGGCTCCCCCCTCCGTCATCCCCTTGGGGCGCTCCCTCCTCGCAGTGTATATGCGTTGCACCATTTTGCAAGTTCGAAATTGCGTTCGCAGACTCCTCATCTACACCGCCATTCAATGGAGTGGCCACGTGAAGGGCACTTTTTAAGCTCCCCTGTTTGCCCCTCTCAAATGAACTCCTATACCTCCTATCGTCGTAGTAACTCGGATCCTTCGTCCCGTCGATAAAACGATTGCGGAAGTATTTCCTCACCTCCTCACAGGTTACAAAATCTTCGTTTGCTTTCTCAATGCGAGAGAACAACGTGTGACTCATGTATCTTCcaatttttagaaaatcgATCACTACCAACCTTTCGAATGAATCtacatccattttgttatcACACTGgcagaatattttttttaatttcctgtCCGTCTCCTCGTTCATCAGCTTGTCAATCGTTACGGTCATTTTGGGTATCACAATGGGCacctcccttttgtttttatctGGAAATTTGCTTCCACTTGACGGGTTATACGTGGGGTCACTTCCGCTTTGTTTCTCCTCATGCGGAGACCCTTCCAAcgctttgtttttcttcggGAGGGGACTCTCCTCCGTTGGAGTTTTGCTCGCAATGGGGGCCGCTGCTCTGTGCTGCGTTTCGCTCCCCTGGTTGGTTGGCACTTCATTGGTTGGCACTTCGTTGGTTGGCACTTCGTTGGTTGGCACTTCGTTGGTTGCCACCTGTTTGGTTGGCACCTTCTTCGGGGCCGCCTTATTGTGTACCTCCCCCTGGAGGGGCTCCTCGACGGGGGAGGTGCTCCCGCCAGGGCGCTGCTTCCCACCGCTGAGACGTCTCCCGCTTCTATCCCCAGGTTTGTCCTCACCGAGGGGGGTTCCCTCCTGAAGGACCGCTCCTTTCGCTGCACCATCGGGAACATAATCATCGTCTCCCTTCCAATGAGTGCCATCCTCCCTAAGGGTAGTTTCCCCAAACGTAATCATCATATCGTCCTTCTCACTACACTGCGTGGGGGTGGTGGACACCTCATATCTCGACTTCATTACTGCCTTCCTTTGGGGGCTAAAAATTTCATCCCCCAAGTGGTTTCTCTCCCTGGGTTGCTGCACCCTTCCCATAATTTCGTGGCATTCCTCGTCCTCACCACTGTAACTGTTTGTACCtcctttcgcttcttccctaCCAGCGTgtctcttttttattatcatatcTTCACCACTGTGATGGTGTTTCGGATTTTCATCTGTCAGCCCATCGGTGTGATCATTCCGCTCGCTGCTAAACTGGAGATCACTTCCAAcactgctgctcctcctttgtGCTGTCCCACTTGGGGAGTGCCTCGATTCAGCTCTAGTTTTGCTCTCCCCCAAATGTGGGTCATCCTTTTGTGTGGGAATGCTAGACCCCACGTGGACGCTGCcacttcctttcctttcctgtTCGCTTTGAGACAACCTCCTCATGAGGATGTCATTTATGCCCACTCTGCTTGTTCCTAGTGTTAAAGAGGTGGTCctgtccccccccttctcatCCTTCTCATCCTTCTTTCGCTCTCCATCTGTTTTATCTTCCTCACCCGATTCGTCTCCCTCTCCGCTGCGACGAGTGAGTCGGTCCAGTTGGCCCAAATCATCACAGGTACTTCTCCCACACTGCTCAGAAAAGTCATTCCGCTTGGCAAACTCATTAGGATGCCCATAATTTTTATCCCCCTCGTAATCTACCTTGGGGCTAAAACTTTCgctgttcttttttatgtgctCAAATGGGGGGATGTCCGAGTGGAACAAATGCCCCATGTTGTTTCTCGCCAAGTGTAGCTGATAATCTAACCAGCTGTCAACATCGTTGGGactttcttttaatttcattttaaaattttgtataaatagCCACACATCTTCGTCCATCAAAAACTGCCTCATTAATTCcccctttaaaaataaatgggggaaaaaatgcgaatCTTTCATTTCTGATTTTTCCAACCCTGGGGGGGTTAACCTCTCTGTGTGTGCATTCGCCTTCTCATTCTTCATCTTCCCGTTTGCTACGAATTGGGCTCGTTTCATTTTGCCCTTCCGTTGTGATGCGTTACGTCTGGATGTTCCTACGCGGTTCTTTCTACCTCGCGTCTGCTCTACTAGTCTGAAATTGATACCCCCAATTAGTCTTTTCTCACGTGGACCGCTTAACTTTCCAGTCGAATGGGGAAAAtcagaggggggggagttcACCCGTTGGTACGGTCATGCTTGGGGATGCGTCTGTTcacttcccctttggagtgtacatgtatatacatatatataaatatctatgtttttttttttccctattcaCGGGGAGAAGAGCAATTCTGTTTTGCGCCTTTCCTGTGTAGGCTTAATGCCAGGGATAcaacgaaaaaaagcaatgTTCCTGGTGGTGGCTCCTTTCTTCTGCTTTTCCCTCGCCTGGCACACGGGAGGAACAGCGAAGAGGATAAAGGGCGTGGTGGTGCTACCTTCTGACGGACGCTTCACCTCCACATCTTCGTTATGAATGTAAAAGATCCCTCCAACTTTCAAACTAGGTGCTcataaaagatgaaaaaaaaaaaaaaataaacaacgATGTAGTGCCTTAGCAGTTTTACCAGTTCGTCTTTTCGCGCACACTTTTTTGGCCTTCTCCTTGGTCCCCCCCCGAAATTGCAGCAAAGGAAATTTTTCTAACTCGAATCGGATTAAAATAGAAGAGGCCTCCCTCACAGGAGTAACTAAGAGGTGAAACAAATTGGGTGCCCGCATACGGTGTTAAGTGTTCCTGCGTGTTTGGTCATGCGGGAGGCTTCAAAGCACGTGCGCGTACATAAAAAGGGGTACGTGCCCGCTGCATGCATACGGACGTTTAGGGGAAGCCCGCCACGTGGGGCCATaataaaagaggaaaggaaaaggaaaaaaaataaaaataaaaaaaatgctccctTGAAGTCGCACAATCTACAAGCATAGGGCCAGCACTACTTAGTCTCGTTCCcaatttttcacttcccctGGGAGAGCAATCACGCGGCGATTTCTTCTCTgccagggaaaaaaaattgcagtgTTCGCTGCTCGCCTCAAAAAGGCctcacatttaaaaaaaaaattggagaagcagaaaatCCCCCACTAAAAAGTCAAAACGGTACACAATGTTGACACGTAAATTTTGGCAGTAAAGTTTGGCACGGTACATTTTCACAGCAAAACtggcaaattaaaaattacccTCCTGGGAAATGCAAACGTAGGCGCTGCGTTCTCCCCAGCCGCCACGCAAATGTGTGCCCGCAGATGTAGAAAAGTGTGTCCACGTTTGTTTCGCAATTTTAAACTGCCCATGCTGTGTGTACCTCTTCGTTCGCCTTAAAGTGGGCGTACCGAGGGCTAACCGGGAAAGCAGCAAAAGGGCAGTGTGACCGGACGTGGCTCCACCTTTGACCCCTCCCTCACAATCGCATACCACTTCCAGCAGCCCAACGTGTATTCTTCGACGTGCTTCAGGTCCAAACGCATCTAGCCATCTGCACACCGCtgtcacaaaatgggggctCAAAAACGAGAGGGAGTCCCCATGGACAAGAAGTCGTAATGAATTGTCCTATGCCAATATGGATGGTAGCACAATTAGCGacggggaaaagaaaaaaggaactctTATGAAGGTAAAGGTGAAGACGACGTGCGCCACATTATCatgaagtaaaaaaggggccacGAGAAGGTCCACCTTTGCATAACAAACTGTGCTTCCAAATTggcttggaaaaaattaaaagattcCCATTTGGTTATTCTCCTCCGAAAAACGCGCACATGTTGTGTACACGCCAATGATGTGTACGCCTTTTTCTTATCACCATGTGttgcttttcatttctttttttttcttctttttacgGTATacttaattttctttaaagaggaaatttttttattaatttttaaacaaagttatcagaggaaaaaaaaaaaaaaaaaaaaaaaaaatacccttATTAAAAAGGCGTTGTAATAtgtgtacacaaaaaattatggctTAAAAATGCAATAGCAATCAAATTATCAtatttgaattaaaaaaaaaaaaaagagaaaattaacAATGTGGTTAATTTAATACTATTGGTACATAAAcatgttatattttactaaACCGTATTGCGCGCACGATTTTTTACATGTCCAAATTAGGAATTTTCGAGGAGGGTGTTTAGCGCCAGGGTTTCATTCCAATCGGCCTTTATTAAGGCTTTCTgcaagggggaaagaaaaaaaaaaaaaaaaggggggggggggtccaCAATGAGGGAAAGACTACGGGGGAACATTCTCCACAAAGTGCACATATTCTTTATCAGGCAGCAGAAGGCATGTACGTTGCGTTCTCTCTTTTGCGTATGATCATGCTGCGCATTTGGCAAACACGCCGCATGCATGCGCGTGCTTTCTTAGGGACCTTCGCCTGGTCCTCCGTAAATCCCATTTCGGTGATCTTCTTAATCTgaacgggggaaaaaaaacaaaagaaatatCTTACATTTATCTCACTCAACGTACTAAAAAATGCGCGCTCAAAATGGCATCCTCCGTTTTGCTGTTGCGCATTACAATGACTTCTCTTGGCTCGAGTTTCGGTCCCGTGGCAAAAGTCTTCGTCCACACGCTgaacgggggaaaaaaaaaaataaaaaataaaaaaataatcataagAGAGATACGTTCTGGAGATACATTCTGGAGATGCACTCTGGAGGTGCGCTCCCTCCCCAAAGGGAGTTATCAAAACGGGGGGCGCCTATTTGATGTGCTAATAACCTGgctgtttttaaaaagagggaaTAGTTCTCTTTGTACATTTTCGCTACTTCTGCGTCTTGGGGGTcgtctacaaaaaaaaggggagggagcATGGTAGGGGTTAACACAGAGAGGATATAAAATTGCACATGCACAACGGCCGCACGCATATGTGTATGGTCCTCCATGCAAGTATATCCCTCACGTTGCACACTCTAAGATGatttaaaatttccaaaaaagtgaaagaatATTTCCCTGCTTTAAATGCTCAAAAATAGGGACCCCCGTACGCACAGATGCTTATATACGTGTAAAGACAGAATAACTTTGGCGAATGCTCACCTGGTTGCGGATCAGACAGCAGCGCCTGAATGGACAAAAGGGCAGTTCTAATCGTCAACGCGGGGctccattcattttttaagacGTCCAGGCAGATTGCCCCTGTTTGGCTTGAAATGTTTGGGTGCCATATTTTGGTATTAAACTTTATCTGCATTGAGGGGAGGAGAGAATGCAACTGCTCATGTAGGAAGGTACAAATAAACgggcacatgtgcatacgaaGCTGCACAGGTGAACTTGCCGAACTGCTCCCCCTCACGTGATCGTGATTGCGTTCAGGGGGGGTGCTCACCTTGGGGGGGTTATACGGGTAATCATTCGGTATAGTTATAtccaaaataaaatggccGTCTTCATAGGGCGTCCCCGATGGCCCCTTAATAAAACCAACCCACTCGGAAATGTTGGAGTCCTTCACGTGGGCATCTATTTCTtgcacattttcattttcaatgTCTTTTAGCTCCTAATAGGGTTAAACAGGGGGggtggaagaggaggaactcCTCATGTGTTGTTATCATTTGTtctatcttttttttgtgccttcccAACGAACAAGAATGTTAAAGTTTCATTTTGTGGAAGGGATCCCAGACACGCATACTCTCTCGAGGGGGTACTCAAATAAACACTCACAGGTGCGTCTCTCCATGGAGACATGCGTAGGGGGTGACTTCCCACACAGTCCGTCCCCAAGAACTTCACTTGCTCTCATAGTTGCACTCTCCCAATTTATGAATTACCTTCTGCAGACGGAGCAACTCCTTTGAACTTCTCGTTGTggaattcattttgtttctctcGCTCTATGTGAATGTACGTGTGCACGTTTGAGAGTATATCTGCTCACCAATAACAACACGAGAAGAACGTACGCgttggtgtttttttttttttttttttttttttaatgaacaaaaaatggggagatgTTTATAGAAATGTCAACGTGTACAAAACGACGTGGGTATATTTATACGCACGTGGTGGTAATAATATCAAAAAGGTGATGAGTATATGgaggagggcaaaaaaaaaaacggcacgATGGTGTTTCACTTGCTGCGTACTACAATTTCGTTTTCTACTTGGAACAGTTTGCGCAATCAGCGTTTGCAAAGCGTTGGCGAGTATATTTGCCCCTTTACGTATGTGCGTATACATGtgagtgtatatatatgtgcatatttatgtGCGTACTTATCTGCGTACTTATCTGCGTACTTATCTGCGTGTTTATGTGCGTGTTCATGTGCGTACTCcttatgtgcatattttgaCGGGTTTGCCCTTGCGTGCGTTCTATCATCCACGGGGAAAGGAacaaagtgagaaaaaaattacgcggACGGGaatcgaaaaggaaaacaggATTTCatgcatgtatatgcacataatTTTGGTGAAGGCCAAGTGGTTGAATTTTCGGGGGAACGGAAAAGCGGAATGATGCCAAAGGGGGTGGGGGTGAGAAGGACAGCGAAGCGAAACGGGACAGCAAAGTGGAACGGACGAAACGtacaaagaaaagaaatatgtGAAAGAAGGGCAAAcgaatgggggggaaaaaaatcgaaaggGGGACTGGACCACAATTGtgtgggcaaaaaaatagccaaaggggggaaatcacGGGCAGAAAAAGTAACGCAAATGATGCTGCAAgtgaagcggcaaatggagcggcaaataaaaatgacgCACAAAATGACGCACAAAATGGCGAACAGAATGGCCACAAATCAGCGGCAAAGATGTTTCACAGAAATGCGTATTTCTAAAACGCGTACGCTTCAAatcgtcgttttttttttttcacttctccAATTCAGTGCCATCACCAGGGTGTACGTTTCTACCTGTTTGTACTTATGCACAATTCGCTAGCAGTTACGCtgtgctatattttttttttttttttttataaaaaccaAAACGCTGTATTATTTCCTCTGGAGGGATGgggagaaatgaaaaaaacaatgacATGCCGAATTGTGTCTaagggggagaaataaaaCAGCAGCAGaatcttttaaaatggaaaaaataaaaaaaattcatataaatagtaACGTACGTTTGACTGTTTTTAGGTACttttaaatgtacatgtatatgttttccctttttatgccCCCACCTGGTTCCAACCCTGTGTGCGCAAAGGACATACGGGCAAGCCACTAAGGTAGACCACTGGCACATTAAACAAATGCAGCGTTCGAGAGGCGCCCACATAAGCACATAAAGTGAAGACATGCTAAACGAGTGAAGTGGAGGGGAAGGACTGCTCTTCCCATTTAATGCATAACCGATgtggggaaagaaaaaaaaattaccaaatgGTGTAAATCTGTATACTATGCTGCGTTTAACTGTGCAGGCAGAAAATTACGTGCAAGGGGAGTTGTTAAGTTACCGTAATTACACCGTGGATTGTTACCGTTATTACACCGTGGAGTGTTCCCGTGACGACTCAGTTGTGCGTTAAGAAAAAGCTAGTTCATAGggcaattcttttttcccattttgggaCCTTTTAAGAACTCCAATttggtgcaatttttttgcgtatCCTGTATTCTGTTCACCACTATGTGtgctcatatatatatgtgcccAATCGTGTGTGAAAAAAACATTGGAGAAGAATGAACCCTTCCGCTGGTCACCTTGTCGTGTAGGCATAACAAGAGAGACTCCTTACGCGGGTGGCACATTTACGGATCgattagcaaaataaaaaaatgacttcTTTCTCATAGGTACTCTTCCATACGTGCACACATTTTCGCCGCACCTTCACTTGTAGTTTCCTCTCAAGGGGAGGGGATAAatgcaacaaaaaaaggcagaagaataagcatttatatatgaacCTGAGCTGAGGTTGGTGCTCCTGCTCCGttgttcttttccccccccacagggaaaccccaaaagggaaaccaAACCACATCAGCCGTAGCTACGGCACACACGGAATTAATTGCCTTCATGCTGGTCATTCGTTTTGAACAAaacggaaagaaaaaaaaaatacatatatatatgtatatattcaCCATGTTATGCGTCATTTctgtggggggaaaatacaCTCACTGTTCACATGTTGTAGCAGGCAGACTAAAAAACGACATCCTCCGCTGGCAAGCGCTGCTGCCTGGGTACCCCTCTCCAATGCGacatttgttcttttccccACGCGGAGGGAGCAATTTTATTCGCACATCAATTCCCAGTTAtgcggaaaaaatgaaaaaataaaattgccccatttgtttatgaacaaaaggaaatttctccaattttttgaGCGAACTtctcttttgcaaaaaggtctaccaaaaaatggggatgaCGTTGCCATTTACATGTTAACAATATAGCGATACAAATttggtaagaaaaaaatgctcactttttttttttttttttttttacttacgACTGTGTTGCAAATAGGGAAAGAGAAATCATTAAATATCCCCTTGGGCATTTTCTCATTAGGCCTGGGGTGGCACCGCATAGATGTCGCGTTATAGGCACTCAGTTATGTACGCAGTTTAACCCGTACACGTGGGGGCCCCGTGACTCGCCTCAACATGCGAACGTGAAGCTACGGCCCATTTGTACACCCGCCGCATGTAAATTTGCATGTTCACTTGTGTTCACATCTTCGCAAAGCTTTCGTTAAatgtatgcaatttttttttctctacaaAAGGAGCAGTTAAAAATACGACACTTGAGCGGAGAAAGCGATCGTTTGCGAATTGTATGCAGAGGGAATATTTACGAGTAAGCCTTCAGGTGACTACTTCGCGTACGCAAGGTATGCTCACTTGGCCAGGCATACACCTACATATAAGCGTATATATAAGCGTATGCATA
Coding sequences within:
- a CDS encoding hypothetical protein, conserved (encoded by transcript PVX_114800A), with translation MKDSHFFPHLFLKGELMRQFLMDEDVWLFIQNFKMKLKESPNDVDSWLDYQLHLARNNMGHLFHSDIPPFEHIKKNSESFSPKVDYEGDKNYGHPNEFAKRNDFSEQCGRSTCDDLGQLDRLTRRSGEGDESGEEDKTDGERKKDEKDEKGGDRTTSLTLGTSRVGINDILMRRLSQSEQERKGSGSVHVGSSIPTQKDDPHLGESKTRAESRHSPSGTAQRRSSSVGSDLQFSSERNDHTDGLTDENPKHHHSGEDMIIKKRHAGREEAKGGTNSYSGEDEECHEIMGRVQQPRERNHLGDEIFSPQRKAVMKSRYEVSTTPTQCSEKDDMMITFGETTLREDGTHWKGDDDYVPDGAAKGAVLQEGTPLGEDKPGDRSGRRLSGGKQRPGGSTSPVEEPLQGEVHNKAAPKKVPTKQVATNEVPTNEVPTNEVPTNEVPTNQGSETQHRAAAPIASKTPTEESPLPKKNKALEGSPHEEKQSGSDPTYNPSSGSKFPDKNKREVPIVIPKMTVTIDKLMNEETDRKLKKIFCQCDNKMDVDSFERLVVIDFLKIGRYMSHTLFSRIEKANEDFVTCEEVRKYFRNRFIDGTKDPSYYDDRRYRSSFERGKQGSLKSALHVATPLNGGVDEESANAISNLQNGATHIHCEEGAPQGDDGGGSQKGELTDVPYKKCSVINFFNAIKDQSRDYIEFKDFDVFVREILKRNTSLQFLHEHVEFLERYIESVIVRIYYHIDVNDTNRVYLKDLRKHNLAHIWCCLDDHIKVQHVKNYFSYSHFYVYYCTFCQTSSCKDMLIDDNDLYRFDNHSLNDFIVNRIWSRISIKLGGPNEKYMCLNDWIYFIMNYEDMTSNRAIEFWFKLIDLDADCVIRDHEIQVFFNIQMERLKSHYLEEPKFEDWLCQMNDAIQPKNEGNFTLSDFKRNKKYAARFFGCLVSLSKLLAWESRDVYKELQIETEFPHATPWEIFCKTKYDELCYMENEGCYEDNFDSYDAKAFYGLDSD
- a CDS encoding Ubiquitin-conjugating enzyme family protein (encoded by transcript PVX_114795A), with product MNSTTRSSKELLRLQKELKDIENENVQEIDAHVKDSNISEWVGFIKGPSGTPYEDGHFILDITIPNDYPYNPPKIKFNTKIWHPNISSQTGAICLDVLKNEWSPALTIRTALLSIQALLSDPQPDDPQDAEVAKMYKENYSLFLKTASVWTKTFATGPKLEPREVIIKKITEMGFTEDQAKKALIKADWNETLALNTLLENS